A portion of the Ricinus communis isolate WT05 ecotype wild-type chromosome 10, ASM1957865v1, whole genome shotgun sequence genome contains these proteins:
- the LOC8283955 gene encoding UDP-glycosyltransferase 73C1: MASDSKSHQLHFVLFPFMAQGHMIPMMDIAKLLAQHGVIVTIVTTPLNAKRSEPTVARAVNSGLQIRFIQPQFPAEAVGLPKDCENIDMLPSLGLGNEFFSATNWLQEPVERLVQELNPRPSCIISDMCLPYTGQLASKLGVPRIVFNGSCCFCMLCTDRIYNSRMLEDIKSESEYFVVPELPHHIEFTKEQLPGAMIDMGYFGQQIVAAETVTYGIIINSFEEMESAYVQEYKKVRGDKVWCIGPVSLCNKDNLDKVERGDKASIQESDCTTFLDSQRPGSVIYVCFGSLCNLVTSQLIELALGLEASKKPFIWVIRGKGKSKELENWINEDGFEERTKERGIIIRGWAPQVVILSHPSVGGFLTHCGWNSTLEGISAGLPMVTWPLFADQFCNERLVVDVLKIGVEVGAKVTIRWGQEEKIGVTVKKENVTRAINRLMDEGEESEERRERAKELSRMAKEAMEEKGSSYLNMKLLIQDIMQQQQQACTM, from the coding sequence ATGGCTTCCGATTCCAAATCCCACCAATTGCATTTTGTCTTGTTTCCTTTCATGGCTCAAGGCCACATGATTCCTATGATGGACATAGCCAAATTGTTAGCTCAACACGGAGTGATAGTCACAATAGTCACTACACCGCTTAATGCTAAGCGTTCTGAACCAACCGTTGCTCGTGCTGTTAATTCTGGTCTCcaaattcgattcattcagcCCCAGTTTCCAGCTGAAGCAGTAGGACTACCAAAAGATTGTGAGAACATTGACATGCTGCCTTCGTTAGGGTTAGGCAATGAGTTCTTCTCCGCAACCAATTGGTTACAAGAACCTGTAGAAAGATTGGTTCAGGAGCTAAATCCAAGGCCTAGTTGCATAATTTCTGATATGTGTTTACCCTACACAGGTCAGCTTGCTAGCAAGCTTGGTGTTCCAAGAATCGTTTTCAATGGCTCTTGCTGCTTTTGCATGCTGTGCACAGACAGAATATACAACTCCAGGATGCTGGAAGACATAAAATCTGAATCCGAGTACTTTGTTGTTCCTGAATTACCTCATCATATTGAATTCACCAAAGAGCAGCTGCCAGGAGCAATGATTGATATGGGTTATTTTGGTCAGCAGATTGTAGCTGCTGAAACAGTTACTTACGGTATTATTATCAATTCTTTTGAAGAAATGGAGTCTGCATATGTCCAAGAATACAAAAAGGTAAGAGGAGATAAAGTCTGGTGTATTGGTCCCGTTTCATTATGCAATAAAGACAACTTAGATAAGGTTGAAAGAGGAGATAAGGCCTCAATTCAAGAATCTGATTGCACGACTTTTCTCGACTCCCAAAGACCAGGTTCTGTAATATATGTTTGCTTTGGTAGCCTCTGTAACTTAGTGACTTCTCAATTGATAGAGCTTGCTTTAGGCTTAGAAGCATCAAAGAAACCATTCATTTGGGTTATaagaggaaaaggaaaatcaaaagaattagaaaacTGGATCAACGAAGACGGTTTTGAAGAAAGAACTAAAGAGAGAGGCATTATAATCAGAGGTTGGGCACCACAGGTTGTAATTTTATCACATCCTTCAGTTGGAGGATTCTTAACACATTGCGGTTGGAATTCAACACTAGAAGGGATAAGTGCTGGCTTACCAATGGTTACGTGGCCACTTTTTGCTGACCAATTCTGCAACGAGAGGTTAGTTGTTGACGTGCTAAAAATTGGTGTAGAAGTTGGAGCTAAAGTTACTATCAGATGGGGTCAAGAAGAGAAGATTGGAGTGACAGTGAAGAAGGAAAATGTTACAAGGGCCATTAACAGGTTGATGGATGAAGGAGAGGAAAGTgaggaaagaagagaaagagcaaAAGAGCTTAGCAGGATGGCAAAAGAAGCAATGGAGGAAAAGGGTTCTTCTTATCTCAAcatgaaattattaatacaAGATATTATGCAGCAGCAACAGCAAGCATGCACAATGTAA
- the LOC125371381 gene encoding UDP-glycosyltransferase 73C6-like: MARLLAKHGMIVSTVTAPLNSKRFASILPSLHLSTDFFSASHLLHKPAERLLVEVEPRPICIISDTSLPFTSQIACKAFQKQLVEAMFGNIQVLMEPTVEAEMISYGICSMMRLFLILLKSWNQDMSKNTKKANGNKAKCIGPVSLCNKDNYLDNLQKGDLKNLNA; the protein is encoded by the exons ATGGCAAGATTGCTAGCTAAGCATGGCATGATTGTCTCTACTGTTACCGCACCGCTTAACTCAAAGCGCTTTGCGTCAATTCTACCTTCACTGCACTTATCAACTGATTTCTTCTCTGCATCACATTTACTACACAAACCAGCAGAAAGATTGCTTGTAGAAGTAGAACCAAGGCCTATTTGCATAATCTCTGATACTTCATTGCCTTTCACAAGTCAGATTGCTTGTAAAGCTTT CCAGAAACAGCTGGTTGAAGCCATGTTTGGAAATATACAAGTGCTTATGGAACCAACGGTAGAAGCTGAAATGATAAGTTATGGGATATGTTCAATGatgagattatttttaattcttttgaaGAGTTGGAATCAGGATATGTCCAAGAATACGAAAAAGGCAAACGGTAACAAGGCAAAGTGTATTGGTCCAGTTTCACTGTGCAACAAGGACAATTACTTGGATAATCTCCAAAAAGGAGATTTAAAGAATCTGAATGCATGA